TCTAAGCGGGAAGCGAGCCTCGAGATGAGTTCTCACTTTGACTTAGAGTCAACTGAAGGGCCGTTGAAGACTACAACGTTGATAGGCGAGATGTGGAAGTGCTGTGAGGCATTAAGCTAACTCGTACTAATTACCCGTGAGGCTTAACCATACAACGCCAAAGTGGTTTATAAGCGACAGAAGTTAATAGACTAAAGTAGACAAAAGAATTTAATAAGCTTTTTCCAGATTTAAGAATTAAACAAGGTGACCAACCTCAGCGGTATCGCGAAATCGGTTCACCTTGCGCAAATGGAATGCTCGTGCGAGGCACGATGTCATTAGACATTTGCACCCAGTTTTCCTGGTGACTATAGCGTTTTGGACCCACCTGACCCCATGCCGAACTCAGAAGTGAAACAAAACAGCGTCGATGATAGTGTGGATTACCCATGTGAAAGTAGAACATCGCCAGGGCCAAATAAAAGAAAGCCTGATTCGAAAGAGTCGGGCTTTTTTGCGTTTGGAGTATAGAAAACCTCGCAAGCCAATCAACACATCGCGAGGTAAACTCGCTCCTACCACAGCATCAGCACAGTGCAATATAGTGGGAAGTGGTTTATCCGCCGATGGCTTGCAATTAAGCTTCAGCAAAAAACATGTATTCCATAACCTTGTTGCAGCAATATAACGGGTTTTATGCTGTTTGGTGGATATAAACTCGCTGCCACCATCAGATACACAGCATTGTAGGAGTGTCTCTTCTTCACGCTTCCATGCGTTCATTTCCTAAGTTGCTAAACTGCGATTCTGAACTTGATTATGAAAAGACGACGGTTTTATTGCCGTTAATGAAAAGCTTATGCTCGCAGGCTAATTGTAACGCGTTACAAAATACTGTTTTTTCAACGTCTCTACCGATTTTTGCCATCTCTTCAGCATTTTGAGCATGGCTAACTTGCGTGACATTTTGGGCAATAATAGGTCCTTCATCTAATTCATCATTAACAAAGTGAGCGGTAGCACCAATAATTTTCACGCCACGCTCAAATGCCTGATGGTAGGGTTTTGCACCGATAAAGGCTGGCAAGAATGAGTGGTGGATATTAATAATTTTCCCGTCAAAGCGTGAGACAAACTCCGGTGTTAAGATCCGCATATACTTTGCCAAGCCAACAATATCAGGATCATATTGTTCGATTAAGTCGGCCATTGCACTGTCGTGTTCAGCTCTACTCAACCCTTCATGTGATACCAGATGAAAAGGAATACCAAAGCCTTTAACAAGGGGTTCCAACGTATCATAGTTTGCGATAACTGCTTGTACTTCAATATTGAATGCTTGTTCATATTGTTTAAGCAACACGCCGCCTAAGCAGTGCGCTTCCTTCGTCGCAAGCAGCACCACTTTTGTTCGTTCTTGTCCGTATAGGTTTAATTTGGCGCCAGTTGGTAATGACTGACGAAGTTGTGTCAGAAAGTTATCACTGGGTGTGCCTGTGATCTCTGTACGCATAAAGAAGCGCTGTCCTTCTTTATCTACAAATTCGTTATTACGCGTGATGTTTAGGTCGTGCTCATGGCAAAGGCTCGTGATCTTCGCGATCAGTCCTATGTCATCTTTGCACTCTGTCGTTAGTATGTAACTCATTTCCTCATTCCAATTCGTCCAAGCGAACTTTCAGAATACTGCTAATTGGCAGTGAGATAAATGCTTACCAACAAAAAACTTTTCGATTGCTATCGTATTCAGTAACTGGTTGTGTGCTCACCGCCCATGGTTGAGCAGAGCCTTGAGTTTTGCTGGCTTTACTGGCTTAGACAGGTAATGGATCTGCTCACTCTTAGCGGCGACTTTTACTTCTTCATCCCTCACGGCGGTAATTAAAATAGCTGGAATCGTATCTTGCCATACGGTGCGTAGCGATTTGATCAAAGAGATCCCATCACAGTTATCGTTAAGTTGGTAATCCATTAAAATAACATCTGGTGCGGGATTATGTTTTGCGTAAGCAAGCGCATCCTCTACTTTGTAAAACAGCTGATAGCGGCAATGCCATTTATCTAGCAGGCTCGCCATGGCTTCTAGGTTTTTCGGGTCGTCATCAACCGCGATGACATTAAGTTGAGTTTTACTTTGCGGTTTTTGGCTAATATCTTCTTTTACCTGGAGTAAATCCACATTGCCATAGGGTATGTCTATGGCAAAGCGGCTGCCTTGATTGACAACCGAGTTCACTGAAATCGTGATGGATAATAGATCGCATAGACGTTTTACAACACCAAGCCCAAGTCCAATACCTTTATTATCGCCTGCTTGAATACGATAAAAATCGTTAAAGATCTTATTCTGCTCATGGTTTGAAATACCAGGACCGGTATCCCATACTTCAAGTCTCAAACTATGTTTACGGCGTCGACAGGCGATAAGTACTTTGCCACTATCGGTATATTTAACGGCATTGGAAACCAAATTTTGAATGATCCGGCGTAGGTAAGTGGTGTCGCTGTGTACAATGCTGTGAGAGCTTCTCACCTTAAGTTCGAGACCTTTCTCTTTTGAAATGATGGCATACTCATTTGCCAGTGGTAGTAAGATATCGTCAATGTTGAAGTGCCTAGGAGTGGGCTTCATTGCACCTTGTTCAAGTTTTGCAATATCCAAAAGCGCACTCATTAGGTGTACAGTAGAGTCTAGGCTATCGGTGAGTTTTTCAAAGTTACCCTGATCTTTACTTATTAAATTGTGGGTATCAATCGCTGCTAAGTACAGGCGTGCGGCATTGAGTGGCTGCAAAATATCATGACTGGCAAGCGCTAAGAAGCGGGTTTTGCTCTCATTTGCTTGTTCAGCTTCTTTTTTTGCGGCCATTAGTGCCTGTTCTGTTTCGTGACGATTGGCTATTTCCGCTTTAAGATCCATATTAATGGTGCGGATCTCTTGGGTTCTGGCTTCAATACGGTTCTCGAGATCCATATTGATTTCTTCCAGTGCGTTTTGCGTCGCAATATGCGTGGTGATATCTGAAAAACTTGTCACAAACCCGCCTTCTGGCAGCGGGTTTCCCGTCATCTCAAATACTTGGCCATTACGACGGTGGCGAATAAAGTGGTGAGGGGTGCCATTTTTCAGATGTTGAACTCGTTTATCGACGTGTTTATCAACTTCTCCGGGGCCGCATTCGCCGCGCTCGGCGTTAAAGCGGATCACTTCCTCTATCGGCTGCCCTACTTCTAAGAAACCATCTGGATAGGCGAACATCTCGTGATAGCGTTTGTTCCACGCAACGAGTTTTAGGTCTTTATCAACAACCGAAATCCCATGGCTTAAATTTTCTAATGAGGTATAAAGTAGGTTTTGGTTGAACTGTAGTGCTTGTGTGGTTTCATCAAAAAAGTTAACCACCTCTTCAAATGCCATTTGGCGACCCGATGACACGGTACGGATCAGAGCTTGGGCTGATGAAGCGCCGAGTACGCCCGTGAGTGCGCGCTCGCAGAATGAGATGAACTCAGGAGCTGGGTACGCGTCATTATCTTCTAAAATATTATTTTGAGCATAGTGTCCGAGCAGTTGCTGACTGCGCTGAACCCCCAAGAAGGTTTGTAGCAGTACTTTAAAGTCATACACGGTAGCACGAACTTGTTTATTCAAGCGTTTAGATAGTGCAGCCTGATCTTTAGGATTTACGAATGCTGCGGCCTGAATACGGTCGATTAGGCGCTCCTGTGCACCGATAGAAAAGCTAATATAGCAACTAATGTTTGCGAGTAGTGCAAGTAAAGTACCTCGAGTAATAAGGGTTTGACGCATTTCATAATCAAGTAATCCACCAGCTTCCAGAATTGGAAACATAAGAAATAGCATCCAGCAGATAAAACCAGCGATGAGTCCCGCATATACGCCATACGCATGGCCTTTGCGCCAATAAAGCCCACCGACAATCGCGGGCAATAGCTGAGTAACCAATGAGAAAGCAACTAAACCCATATTCGCGAGTGCTTCACCATGGCCAAACCATTGCTGGTACATATATGAAAGTAATAAGATAGCGGCGATAACAAAGCGTCGAACTAAGAGTATTTGACTCTTAAAACTGCTGTTTAGAATGTTCTGCTTAAATTTACGCTTGAACAGCAAAGGCAATACCACATCGTTCGATAACATCGTACTGAGGGTCAGTGTTGCAACGACTATCATGGCCGTTGCCGCTGATAAACCGCCGATAAAGACAAACGTCGCGAGGATCGGATGCTCCATCATGATAGGCAAAGCGAGTACGAAACTATCCGGTGCAGCATCATAGCCAATATCGGGGTGGATAGCGGCGGTAGCGATTGGGATGATCATGGCCGCTATTAATAACAGGTAAAGCGTAAATGCCCAGCGTGCGGTTTTTAAGTGTGAAGTGTTGTGGTTATCTACCACCACAACATGAAATTGTCGTGGCAAACAGACGATGGCAGCCGCTGCCATGAGTGTTTGTCCAACAAAGTTGAAGTTAAAGAAGTCAAAAGATTGCCAATGTTCGCTCAATGCTTCAAATGAGTCGGGAACTTGAGCTAAGGATTGCCATGCAAGCACGGCAACAATACCAAGTGCGAGTAGTTTAACGATAGATTCAAAAGCAACGGCCAACATCAACCCTGAGCGATACTCAGTCACATCTACTTTTCTAGTGCCAAAGAAAATCGCAAATAATGCCATGATCAAGGTGCCAGCTAATGCAAGCGCAGTGCCAGACACTTGCTCATCCTGCTGTAATAACAAAAAGCTACTACTCAAGGCTTTGAGCTGGAGTGCAATATACGGAATGGTTGCCAATAGGGCTATCATCGTTACCATGACAGCCGTAGTTTGGCGTTTACCGTATCGTGCTGAAATGAAGTCGGCAATGGTGGTGATATTCTGTTTTTTACTGACCAATATGAGTTTGCGCAAAAAACCCTGACCGAATAAAAACAGTAAAATGGGTCCTAAAAGAATAGGGAAATAATGCCAGCTACTGGTGGCCGCAGTACCTACCGAGCCATAATAAGTCCAAGAGGTACAATAAATCCCTAAAGAAAAGGCATAAACAAACGGATGATGACTAATTTTGAGTGCGCGGGGGTGGTTTTATCTCCCCAGTTGGCGAGCCAAAAAAGTACACCAATATAAGCAGCGGCAACAAGGAGTAAAATGGCAGTCATAGTGTTTGTTATAGGTTTTATTATTTATATCGCCATACTTTAGCAAACAAATGGCACTCATAGTCTAGTTTACTCTATAATTTTATTTGAGCTTTACATATGATTTAAAATCAAAGTGTTAGAATTTTCTTTGGTGAGTAAAGACCTTCATTCAGCATTCAAGTTAGACTAATGTCTTACTGTCGAATCCTCTCATTAAAAATACATCTTCGTCCAACCTATTCTATCTTATCTTTTTGTTTATAAAGACTTTTTAATTCTAATGAATACTATGATTCTGCAGTTTACGTAAACGTTAACTTGCTGTTACGACTAAGGTCTCAATTTCAACTTATCAAGCCGTTGCTACTCTCATTAAGGTCTATTAACACAACTTGCTCCATGTTGGAGCGGGTGATAGGAGATTTAAAATGGCTTTTAAAAGTGAAGAACAAGCGAAAGCATATTGGTCAGAAAATCTCGCCTTGATGTTTAAGCTACTCGCTATTTGGTTTGTCGTTTCATTTGGATTCGGGATCCTGTTAGTTGATGTGCTCAACGAAGTTCGTTTTTTTGGATTTAAACTCGGATTTTGGTTTTCTCAGCAAGGCGCAATTTATACTTTTGTTGCGTTAATTTTTGTCTACGTTTCAAAAATGAATGCGTTAGACAAAAAATACGGCGTGGACGAGTGAGGAGCTAATCGATGGATGTTCAAATTTTAACTTTTATTATCGTCGGCCTTAGTTTTGCGCTCTATATCGGTATCGCTATCTGGGCGAGAGCTGGGTCAACGAATGAATTCTATGTTGCTGGTGGCGGCGTACCTCCTGTTGCGAACGGTATGGCAACCGCTGCTGATTGGATGAGTGCAGCGTCCTTTATTTCAATGGCGGGGATTATTTCCTTCGCGGGCTACGACGGCGGTGTTTACCTCATGGGGTGGACCGGTGGCTATGTATTACTTGCACTGTGTTTAGCTCCTTACTTGCGTAAATTTGGTAAGTTTACGGTACCGGATTTTATCGGTGATCGTTACTATTCTCAGGTTGCACGTGTGGTTGCGATCCTGTGTGCTATCTTCATCTGCTTTACCTATATTGCCGGTCAAATGCGTGGTGTTGGTGTGGTGTTCTCTCGTTTCCTCGAAGTGGATATTGAGACGGGGGTTTATATCGGTATGGTGATTGTATTCTTCTACGCGGTACTAGGCGGTATGAAAGGGATCACTTATACACAGGTCGCTCAATATTGTGTACTCGTATTCGCTTACTTGGTTCCAGCTATTTTTATCTCCCTGATGATGACAGGCCATTTGCTACCACAAACTGGTTTTGGTGCAACGCTGGCTGATGGCTCGGGCACCTATCTACTCGACAAGCTAGATGGACTCAGTACAGAGCTCGGTTTTGCGCAGTACACCGAAGGCTCTAAGAGTATGGTTGATGTCTTTGCGATCACCGCTGCACTTATGGTTGGTACTGCTGGTCTACCACATGTAATCGTTCGCTTCTTCACCGTTCCTAGAGTAAAAGACACTCGTATTTCAGCTGCTTGGACCTTAGTGTTTATCGCTATCGTATATACAACTGCACCTGCTGTTGCGTCATTCGCTCGCGTAAACATGATCGACACTATCAACGGTAAAGATGGTAGTGGTACGGTATATGAAGAAGCACCACAGTGGGTGAAAAATTGGGAAAGAACGGGCCTTATCGTCTTCAACGATAAGAATGGTGACGGCAAAATGCAGTACTCTGCAGGCAAGATTGATGATCCTGCAAGTACAAACGAAGTGAAGATTGACCGCGATATTATGGTATTGGCGAATCCAGAAATTGCCAATCTACCTGCGTGGGTGATTGCATTGGTGGCTGCGGGTGGTATTGCTGCGGCGCTATCAACAACCGCTGGTTTGCTACTGGTTATTTCAACATCGGTATCACATGATTTGTTAAAGCGTACCATTAAACCTGACATCAACGATAAACAAGAACTGCTGGCTGCGCGTTTAGCGGCGATGGTAGCTATCGCAATCTCAGCGTATTTTGGTATAAACCCGCCAGGGTTTGTTGCCTCGGTGGTTGCATTTGCCTTCGGGTTGGCTGCGGCGAGTTTCTTCCCTGCAATTATCATGGGGATATTCTCTAAGCGAATGAATAAAGAAGGTGCTATTGCCGGCATGGTAACGGGTATAGGTTTCACTGCGGCTTATATTATCTACTTTAAGTTTGTCAGCCCTGAGCTAAATGCGCCTGCAAACTGGTTGTTTGGGATTTCTCCTGAAGGGATCGGTATTGTAGGTATGCTAGTGAACTTCGTTGTCGCTGCGCTGGTTATGAAAGTGACCGCGGATACGCCTGAAGAAGTCAAAGTGATGGTCGAAGGGATCCGTAACCCTAAAGGATCTAGCGCTGCTCACGCACACTAAGCAACGCTAATCGAATTTGCCCAGCCTGCGTGCTGGGCAAATTCGTTTTTGATAGTGCAAGATTGTAGACGATTAGAAGGATAGTTAGGTATGACGCCAGAAATTCAAGATGTCTTTCAGTTTGTTTATAAACAAGCCCCGTTTTCTGAGTTGCCCGAGGCGGCTGCCAGCTACTTTTCAAAACATATTGAAATTGTTTATCTTAGCCAAACGAATCAACAGGATTGGCTTCAAGATGGCAAGCCAAATTTATATCTACTGCGCTCTGGTGTGATTGATCTTATCTCGGCTAAGGATGAAGTTATTGGCCGCATGAGTGAGGGGGATTACTTTGGTTATCCCTCTTTATTAACGGGTGATGCCATTCAAAATCGCATCGAAGTTCAAAAAGATGGGCTGGTTTACATTCTCAATGAGCAAAACTTTGATTTTCTGCGCCGAGAATACAAAGCTTTTGAGCAATATTTTGTTAGAGCACATGCTAATCGATTACTTTCTTCTCGTTATAAACAGCAAAGCGAAACTTGGTCAGAGCGGAAAATATCTGAGCTAATGACTAAAGATGCGATTACTATCGCACCGACTGCGAGTATTCGTGACGCCGCCAAATTGATGAGTCTGCATCGTGTTTCATCAATTATGGTCACGGAACAAGATCGTTTAGTTGGCGTTGTGACGGATAGAGATCTGCGCAATCGAGTCCTAGCACTAGACAAAGATCCCCATGCCCCGCTTGCTGAGATCATGACGGAAAAGCCAAAACATATCTTTGAAAACAATCGTGTGTTTTCGGCTCTGCATTTAATGCTTAAGCATAATATTCATCATTTGCCTGTGTTAAATGAAGCATACAAACCACTAGGCATGCTGACCAGCACTGACCTGCTCAGACAGCAAAAAAGCGATCCGGTGCAACTTATTGGCAGGATCTATAAAGCACAAAACCTTCTGGCTATTAAAAACTGCGCTCAGGAGATCCCAGATCTGTTGCGCCAATTTTCCTACCATATCGAAGATATTTCACTGATTGGCAAGCTACTAAGCGGCCTCACTGATGCACTCACATCAAGATTAATCTACCTATATCAACAGCAGCATGGCGCCGCGCCATGTCGTTTTGCGTGGATCTGTTTTGGCTCTCAGGCACGGGAGGAGCAGACCTTACATTCAGATCAAGACAATGGCTTATTGCTACCAGATAATATCAGCGACAATGATCGCTGCTATTTTGCTGCTTTAGGTGCGTTTGTCTGTGAGCAACTCAACGAGTGTGGTATTCAATCTTGCCCGGGGAATATCATGGCCAGTAATGCAGATTGTCGTGGTACGGTTGCCCAATGGACTGAAAGGTTTAGCAAGTGGATCTTGTCTCCTACGCCAAAGGCAATGCTCAATTGCAAGATCTACTTTGATATGCGTTTTATTGATGGCGCCAGCGAGCTCTATGCGACACTTCGCCAATCTTTGGATCAGATCAGTCGAAACGAGCTGTTTTATGCGGCAATGGCGACAGACATCAATGCCAATTCGGTACCGATCGGGATCTTTCAACAATTTAAGTTAGAAAAAGACAAAAGCAAGCATAAGTATTTAGATCTCAAAAAGCGTGGGGTTGCAATTATCAACGATGTGGTTAGGTTGTATGCGCTAAAAGTGGGTATTGTAAGAGCCAATACTTTAGAGCGCCTAGAGGCACTGACTAAAAGCTCATTACTTGCAAAGTCGGATATCGACAATCTAAAAGACTGTTGGCGATTCTTAACACAATTGCGGTTAAAGACCCAAATCAACCGTGAAGGATTACCAGGAAATTGTATTAACCCAGAAAACCTCTCTTCTCTTGAACGACATCAACTCAAAGAAGCATTTTATTTAGTAAAACAAGCACAGCAGGCGAGTGCGTTTAAGTTTGCTCGAGGGAGTTTGTAAGAAATGAACTGGTTTTCTCACTCAGTTGCTAAATGGCGCTATAAGCATTTGCCGTTTTCGCAAGCCGAGTTAGTCGTGCTAGATCTCGAGCTCACCGGGCTTGATCCTAAACGTCATGAAATTGTGTCAGCTGGTTGGCTGGCGATTAAAAATATGCGGATCCAAGTGAAAGATGCGCAGTATCATTTGAACCGTGAGGTGCGAACGCTTGCACAAAGTCCTGTTTTTCATGGAATTGATAGTAGCCGATTAGCTGAAGGTGAGTCTCTACAAACATTGTTGCTGGCGCTTCAGCATGCGCTCCACGGTAAAGTGTTGGTGTGCCATAACGTACAGATGGATTGGGCGTTTCTTAAGGCGGCATTCCAGCGCTTTGAGCTAAACGTCAAGCCTGCATTGCTGCTAGATACCATGCAGATAGATAAGCGTCGAGTTTTGAAGCAAGGCTACCCGTTGGCGCAAGACGCATTAACACTGAACGCTTGTAGAATGCGTTATGGTTTACCTCCGCATCAATTACATGATGCGCTTAGCGATGCTTTAGCAACAGCTGAACTGCTGTTGGCGCAATCTCAGGCCATTTGTGCTGGTGGTAAATGTAAAATTGCGGATTTAACCTGAGTTAAAAAATTGTCCTAGCCCCTTACACATTTCACTCAGGTCGATTACAATAGCGCCATCAAAACGAAGGGGAACTTTCGTACTTGCGACTTCATGGATTTTCAATTTAATGACAATCAAGCTTGCAATTAATGGCTTTGGTCGAATAGGGCGTAATATCGTAAGAGCACTCTATGAGTCGGGTCGTCACCACGAAATACAAATTGTCGCCATCAATGAGTTGGCGGATCCTAAAGGGATCGCACATCTTCTAAAATACGATACCTCACATGGGCGCTTTGCTTTTCCAGTCTCGTTAACAGAATCTTTTTTGGAAGTAGCTGAGGATAAGATCCAGCTATTTTCAGAGCCAGATCCAACTCACCTACCTTGGCGCGCACTGGATGTTGATGTCGTGCTCGATTGCACTGGCGTGTATCATTCTCGCCAGCACGCACTGGCACATATTCAGGCTGGGGCAAAGAAAGTATTATTTTCACACCCCGCTGATGCAGATGTTGATGCAACGGTGATCTTCGGTATCAACGAAGAGGTACTGTTACCCGAGTACACGATTGTGTCTAACGGTTCGTGTACAACAAACTGTATTGTTCCGGTAATTAAAGTGCTAGACGATAAGTTTGGTGTCGAGTCCGGCGCTATTACAACTATTCATGCCTCTATGCACGATCAACAAGTGATTGATGCTTATCACAGTGATTTACGTCGTACGCGTGCGGCAAGTCAATCCATCATTCCTGTCGATACTAAGCTTGCTCGCGGCATTGAGCGTATTCTACCTAAGTTCCAAGGTCGTTTTGAGGCGATCGCGGTACGAGTTCCAACAATCAATGTAACTGCGATGGATCTTAGCGTTACGCTCAATGAAAATGTCACCATTGATGCGGTAAACTCGGTGCTTCAACAGGCCGCTGGTGGTCGGTTAGAAGGGGTGCTGAGCTACACTGAAGAGCCGTTAGTGTCGGTTGATTTTAACCATGATCCACATTCTTGTATTATTGATGGCACGCAAACTCGAGTTAGTCACAAGCGCTTAGTTAAGTTGCTGGTTTGGTGTGATAACGAGTGGGGTTTTGCTAATCGTATGCTTGATACCGCTTGCGTGATGATGCGTGGCTAATCATTTGTTTCAGACGCTGTTATAATCAAATTGTCTGACAAAATTGAAACACTAATTCAAACCAAGGTGGCAAACGGTTGCTGCTTTGTAGATAACAAAATGTATCGTTCTTTAAGGAGATGTCCAATGTCAGTCATTAAGATGGCGGATTTAGATTTAAACGGCAAGCGTGTGTTGATCCGCGAAGACCTAAATGTGCCAATTAAAGATGGCAAAGTCGCGTCGGACGCGCGTATTCGTGCTGCACTACCAAGTATCAAATTAGCGCTAGAAAAAGGCGCTAAAGTGATGGTGATGTCTCACCTTGGTCGTCCAACCGAGGGAGAGTATGATGCGCAATACTCTATGCAGCCAGTTGTGGATTATCTTAATGATGCGTTATCTCAAGATGTACGTTTAGTGACTGACTATCTTGACGGCGTGGATGTACAAGACAATGAAGTTATCGTATTCGAAAACGTGCGTTTTAACGTTGGCGAGAAGAAAGACGATGAAGTACTTGCGAAAAAACTAGCAGCGCTTTGTGATGTCTACGTGATGGATGCCTTTGGTACTGCGCACCGCGCACAAGCTTCAACACATGGTGTTGGTTTGTATGCTGAGGTGGCTTGTGCAGGTCCATTGCTTGCGGCTGAACTCGACGCGCTTGGCAAAGCACTAGATAATCCAGCTCGTCCTTTGGTGGCCATCGTTGGCGGCTCTAAAGTATCAACCAAACTAACCGTGCTTGATTCATTGTCTAAGGTTGTTGATCAACTCGTTACTGGTGGCGGTATTGCAAATACTTTCATTGCTGCAGCGGGTAACCCTGTTGGTAAGTCACTGTACGAAGCGGATTTGATCCCTGAAGCGAACAAGCTAGTGGCTGCTGCTAGAGCGAATGACGGTGATATTCCGGTTCCGACTGATGTGGTTGTAGGGAATGAGTTCTCAGAATCTGCGGTTGCGACTATTAAAGATGTGAGCGAAGTTTCAGACGAAGACATGATCTTCGACATTGGTCCTGATACTGCAACTCAACTTGCCGAGATCATTGCAAATGCCGGAACTGTGGTTTGGAATGGCCCAGTGGGTGTATTTGAATTTGATCAATTCGGGAATGGTACTGAAGCGATTGCTAATGCCATTGCTAAGTCGTCAGCATTCTCAATTGCTGGTGGTGGCGATACGTTAGCTGCTATCGACAAGTATGGTGTTGAGCAAGATATCTCTTATATTTCTACAGGTGGTGGTGCTTTCCTTGAATTCTTAGAAGGTAAAACACTTCCTGCGGTCGCTATGCTTGAGCAGCGCGCTAGAGACTAAAATTGATTGAGGTAGCGTTAAGCTGCCTCCTAATATCAGGTAAACATCATTCTCTCACATACTTGATGTTTGCTTGACGACGCGTAGCGTCCGGTTAGCCAACAAATAAAGTGGTTAACCTCATCAGCGTTGGCTGGTGTAAACATATTATCCGTTCAAACCGATAGCGGTGGCTATCAACAATTGGAGAAAAGCAATATGGCTTTAATCAGTATGCGTCAACTTCTCGATCATGCAGCTGAGCATGGTTATGGTGTTCCGGCATTTAACGTGAATAACCAAGAGCAAATGCGTGCGATCATGGAAGCTGCGGACAAGACAAATAGTCCGGTTATCGTGCAAGGTTCTGCTGGTGCACGCAAATATGCTGGTGCACCATTTATCCGCCACATGATTTTAGCGGCTGTAGAAGAATGGCCTCATATTCCAGTTGTAATGCACCAAGATCATGGTACTTCACCTGCTGTATGTCAACGTTCTATTCAACTTGGTTTCTCATCAGTCATGATGGACGGCTCTCTAATGGAAGACGGTAAAACGCCTTCAAGCTACGAGTATAATGTGGACGTTACTCGCCGTACCGTTGAAATGGCGCACGCGTGTGGCGTGTCTGTTGAGGGTGAGCTAGGTGTACTTGGTTCTCTTGAAACCGGTGAAGCTGGTGAAGAAGACGGTATTGGAGCTGAAGGTAAGTTAACAGAAGATCAGCTACTGACAGATCCGGAAGAAGCTGCTGACTTCGTCAAGAAAACCAATGTAGATGCGCTTGCTATTGCA
The sequence above is a segment of the Pseudoalteromonas piscicida genome. Coding sequences within it:
- the purU gene encoding formyltetrahydrofolate deformylase, producing MSYILTTECKDDIGLIAKITSLCHEHDLNITRNNEFVDKEGQRFFMRTEITGTPSDNFLTQLRQSLPTGAKLNLYGQERTKVVLLATKEAHCLGGVLLKQYEQAFNIEVQAVIANYDTLEPLVKGFGIPFHLVSHEGLSRAEHDSAMADLIEQYDPDIVGLAKYMRILTPEFVSRFDGKIINIHHSFLPAFIGAKPYHQAFERGVKIIGATAHFVNDELDEGPIIAQNVTQVSHAQNAEEMAKIGRDVEKTVFCNALQLACEHKLFINGNKTVVFS
- a CDS encoding DUF4212 domain-containing protein — translated: MAFKSEEQAKAYWSENLALMFKLLAIWFVVSFGFGILLVDVLNEVRFFGFKLGFWFSQQGAIYTFVALIFVYVSKMNALDKKYGVDE
- a CDS encoding sodium:solute symporter family protein, with protein sequence MDVQILTFIIVGLSFALYIGIAIWARAGSTNEFYVAGGGVPPVANGMATAADWMSAASFISMAGIISFAGYDGGVYLMGWTGGYVLLALCLAPYLRKFGKFTVPDFIGDRYYSQVARVVAILCAIFICFTYIAGQMRGVGVVFSRFLEVDIETGVYIGMVIVFFYAVLGGMKGITYTQVAQYCVLVFAYLVPAIFISLMMTGHLLPQTGFGATLADGSGTYLLDKLDGLSTELGFAQYTEGSKSMVDVFAITAALMVGTAGLPHVIVRFFTVPRVKDTRISAAWTLVFIAIVYTTAPAVASFARVNMIDTINGKDGSGTVYEEAPQWVKNWERTGLIVFNDKNGDGKMQYSAGKIDDPASTNEVKIDRDIMVLANPEIANLPAWVIALVAAGGIAAALSTTAGLLLVISTSVSHDLLKRTIKPDINDKQELLAARLAAMVAIAISAYFGINPPGFVASVVAFAFGLAAASFFPAIIMGIFSKRMNKEGAIAGMVTGIGFTAAYIIYFKFVSPELNAPANWLFGISPEGIGIVGMLVNFVVAALVMKVTADTPEEVKVMVEGIRNPKGSSAAHAH
- a CDS encoding DUF294 nucleotidyltransferase-like domain-containing protein, with product MTPEIQDVFQFVYKQAPFSELPEAAASYFSKHIEIVYLSQTNQQDWLQDGKPNLYLLRSGVIDLISAKDEVIGRMSEGDYFGYPSLLTGDAIQNRIEVQKDGLVYILNEQNFDFLRREYKAFEQYFVRAHANRLLSSRYKQQSETWSERKISELMTKDAITIAPTASIRDAAKLMSLHRVSSIMVTEQDRLVGVVTDRDLRNRVLALDKDPHAPLAEIMTEKPKHIFENNRVFSALHLMLKHNIHHLPVLNEAYKPLGMLTSTDLLRQQKSDPVQLIGRIYKAQNLLAIKNCAQEIPDLLRQFSYHIEDISLIGKLLSGLTDALTSRLIYLYQQQHGAAPCRFAWICFGSQAREEQTLHSDQDNGLLLPDNISDNDRCYFAALGAFVCEQLNECGIQSCPGNIMASNADCRGTVAQWTERFSKWILSPTPKAMLNCKIYFDMRFIDGASELYATLRQSLDQISRNELFYAAMATDINANSVPIGIFQQFKLEKDKSKHKYLDLKKRGVAIINDVVRLYALKVGIVRANTLERLEALTKSSLLAKSDIDNLKDCWRFLTQLRLKTQINREGLPGNCINPENLSSLERHQLKEAFYLVKQAQQASAFKFARGSL
- a CDS encoding 3'-5' exonuclease, translated to MNWFSHSVAKWRYKHLPFSQAELVVLDLELTGLDPKRHEIVSAGWLAIKNMRIQVKDAQYHLNREVRTLAQSPVFHGIDSSRLAEGESLQTLLLALQHALHGKVLVCHNVQMDWAFLKAAFQRFELNVKPALLLDTMQIDKRRVLKQGYPLAQDALTLNACRMRYGLPPHQLHDALSDALATAELLLAQSQAICAGGKCKIADLT
- the epd gene encoding erythrose-4-phosphate dehydrogenase — its product is MTIKLAINGFGRIGRNIVRALYESGRHHEIQIVAINELADPKGIAHLLKYDTSHGRFAFPVSLTESFLEVAEDKIQLFSEPDPTHLPWRALDVDVVLDCTGVYHSRQHALAHIQAGAKKVLFSHPADADVDATVIFGINEEVLLPEYTIVSNGSCTTNCIVPVIKVLDDKFGVESGAITTIHASMHDQQVIDAYHSDLRRTRAASQSIIPVDTKLARGIERILPKFQGRFEAIAVRVPTINVTAMDLSVTLNENVTIDAVNSVLQQAAGGRLEGVLSYTEEPLVSVDFNHDPHSCIIDGTQTRVSHKRLVKLLVWCDNEWGFANRMLDTACVMMRG